DNA from Salmo trutta chromosome 14, fSalTru1.1, whole genome shotgun sequence:
caaagctatagtttgttaacaagaaatttgtagagtggttgaaaaacgagttttaatgactccaacccaagtgtatgttaacttccgacttcaactgtatatctcaaTCACAGTAGTAATTGCAATAGTATTACATCGTTTTTACTGGCAGGACAGTAGAAGTAAAGTTAATAAGTATTCTAATCCACATAGGGGCAGTTTTCCAGATACAGATTAAATCTTGTCCAGGACAAAAAAAAAGcaagctcaatggagaatctccatcgAAAGTGTTTTTTAGTCTGGTActgggcttaatctgtgtctgggacaCAGGCCACTAATGTTTTACTCAACAGGAAGCTTGAGCTGGTAAATGATATTAGATTTTGACAGTGAGACATTACCTAAATTACGATGTTCAGTATGCAAATATTTCTCAGACAGTATTAAACACACCTAAATAGCAGTGATAAAAATGTTCTGGGTGAACGGAGGTTGATGTGGACCATAGAGACTAATAGAGACTGTGCAGTATGTCAATGTAACTTTACAGTAACATGGTAAGCATGACTTTGTGGTGCCTTCATGTAATAAAACAGAGTATTTTGGTCTTGTAAAAAGCATTTGTTGTGATTAAGTCAGTCAGTATCGTCAGTTCCTACATTTTATCAACAGAATTTTAAAGCTAACCATAGTGCCTATTTTTGACAAATGTGCAAAGCAAAATTAACGCAATTTGTATGTAGAAAGTCTATGTGGAGAAAATGGATTTGTCAGAGTTACGTGTAAATCAAAGATGTCAGTCAGCCTGGCAGGTTTGTGTTAATGTTTCGGAGAGAGGCTACAGCCTACAGTATATGTCTTTGCTTTGTCATGCATGCAAACGGGAGAAACGTGCTAAATATTCTGTGCCTGCAAAAAGGGAGATGTGCAACATTTCATGTGAATGTACATGGTCAGCGTACATATAGTTTATTGTACATGGTCAGCGTACGTAGTTTATTGTACATGGTCAACATACGTATAGTGTATTGTACATGGTCAGCGTACGTAGTTTATTGTACATGGTCAACATACGTATAGTGTATTGTACATGGTCAGCGTACGTAGTTTATTGTACATGGTCAACATACGTATAGTGTATTGTACATGGTCAACGTACGTATAGTTTATTGTACATGGTCAACATACGTATAGTTTATTGTACATGGTCAGCGTACGTAGTTTATTGTACATGGTCAACATACGTATAGTGTATTGTACATGGTCAGCGTACGTAGTTTATTGTACATGGTCAACATACGTATAGTGTATTGTACATGGTCAGCGTACGTAGTTTATTGTACATGGTCAACATACGTATAGTGTATTGTACATGGTCAGCGTACGTAGTTTATTGTACATGGTCAACATACGTATAGTGTATTGTACATGGTCAGCGTACGTAGTTTATTGGACATGGTCAACATACGTATAGTGTATTGTACATGGTCAGCGTACGTAGTTTATTGTACATGGTCAACATACGTATAGTGTATTGTACATGGTCAGCGTACGTAGTTTATTGTACATGGTCAACATACGTATAGTGTATTGTACATGGTCAGCGTACGTAGTTTATTGTACATGGTCAACATACGTATAGTGTATTGTACATGGTCAGCGTACGTAGTTTATTGTACATGGTCAACATACGTATAGTGTATTGTACATGGTCAGCGTACGTAGTTTATTGGACATGGTCAACATACGTATAGTGTATTGTACATGGTCAGCGTACGTATAGTGTATTATACATGTCATGACAGAATGTCCTTCCAAAGCGTTACGTTGAGGGAAGAAAAAGAATTGGAGGAAGAGTTTTAAGTATGTCTAAATGAAAGAATTGATACAATTTGATAACGTGTGGTTGGTTGCTGTGTAATAAATGATCTAAATGATTGTCAGTCCAAGCAAATCATTCAGCTGTTGCAAATTACCATCTCAGATATCAATTACATTTCCACCAAGGGCTCTGTTGTGTACACAACATATTATATCACATTGTGCACCTATTAAAGTAACTGAATGTACTTCAGCATGATTATAAAATGCCAATATTAACATGGTCTATGCAAGGCTCTGATTTGTTTTCTCGGCAGTGGAAAGAAAGGCCAAATGGTATCTGCAATATTTGAGAAATTTGAAATGAATATCAAACACTAGCACTTTTCACCTTAGAAAAGTTTCATGAACCTCTATAATAATATGGTGCTGTGTGTGTAAGTTGATGAAATAACTTCAAGAAGCTATTTATCATTGTTTAGCAATTAAATGTACCACTGTGCATCTCTTCCTCTCAGTCTCCACTTCATTTCCATATAATTGCACAAGTCTGGATGTAGGGTCTACATTACCATACACTCAGTGTGTTGGGATTTGAAATGGCCACAGAGTGTACAGTGATCCTACTGAAACAGCACAGCTTCAATGAGGAAGGGTGAGGACTGCCCCCTATTGGCCAAATGCTGTTACCAGAACAATTGCCCCAAAAGTTATATCCTAAGCAACCATACATACAGAAGACATACATTGAACAAATGTTATCATGTTATTGCAGAATTATTTATTCAAATAAATATGCAATGCATACATTTTGTTTttccatattattattatttcacataAATATTAAAACAGGATTTGTCCATGGTAGGGATGCCAAGGTTATAATGCTTTTTCTGTTTCGTCTAACCAACACAATATTACTATCCGGATCCACTGTTCTAAACACCGTTTTCTGTCAGGGGTGACAATAGTGATACTCCAATTTATAATTTCCTGTGCTAACCCACTTTACTTTATAACGCtatatatactgtgtgtatatcTAAATAATTTAACTTTATTGTGCCAGCTTGCAAGTCAAGAATTCACACCTCatattaataataatagttaTTAATATAGAATATTGAACATATATTATTTACAATCTCAaaaatgtactgtgtgtgtcagagcttaGGTTAAATTGTGAAAACTTATCTTGAAATATATAAAACTTTAGGGTTTAGACAAATATTTAGCAGATATAGAATAAAATTAATCTACTATGCTTTTTAGTTGTCTAAACACAAATTAACAACGCTACTCTAAGTTCTGATGAAAATCGAAAGGGAAACAGTCATGCAAGGTTATTACAGTCAATCATCCAAACATCTAATATTAAATGTCATTCTGTACAAGGAGATCATTCAGATTGTTTAGAAATTAAAATGATAGTTCACCCCCccaaaatcaaagtttgtcagatgttttcatAACTCCAAAAAAGGTGAGCCATATTCCGCACTCGCTATATATTGCATTAGAACTCTAGAATCGACAAAATCCATATTAAGTGGTAGACAACAAATGGCATGGAATAGAGACTACGCTAATCTTCTACTTTTATAGCCAGACCATTATTGAAATATGAAAAAGTCTCACAAACTTGGATGATTTGGgggtaaactatccctttaagtgcTGAGCAAGAAACAAGCATACAGATCCAAAGATTGTTAATTCTCAATTACATTTAGACTTATAGAAAAGGATACACTAAGATTAGTTGTCGCATAATGTATGTCAAAAGTACACAGCATTGCTATCTCTATGTATTTTCATGGTGACTCACACCGCCAGGTGTCTCACGATGGCTTGTCACCTTCTTTCTTCAGGCGGCTGCGgaggaaaacaacaacaatacaataTTAAATGTCAGTGCAATAGCTCATCAATAAACCAAGATCCTACTTTGGTCTAGTGATTTAAGACTTCTCAATAAATGCATAAATGAAAGCGCTGTGGTTCAGGTAAACTATTGTTGTTGGTTGTTTTTTGAGGTGGTAATCACCTCACCTGTAGTAATCCTCCTGCCCAGGCAGAGGCCCCCCATGTTGTAGGTGATGGTGTCCATGCAGCCACTGCTGCTCCATGGCCAGCCTCTGCAGCTCTGCCGACTGGGCATGCATGGCCTGGAGCTGGTGGGCTGCAGACATCTGTGGGATGGGGCCCTGAAGCTCACGGGGGTACCCTGCTCCTGCAACAGCGGCATAGGCTGTTGATCAAGGGACACAAAACCTCAGAGTGAGTCTCAGTCAACTCACAATAACACAGAAATATAGACTAAATACAGTGAACTGAATGTGTGCGTTCCCATATAAAACAGTGAAGGTTGAGGTTTCTCACCAAACAGTGGGTGTCGCAGCATGTCATGGTCGTGGGGCAGGTCGTTGAGCAGAGGGTTGGGGATGGGGCCTCCGGGGAAGGGGAAGCGGGCCAGGCGGGGCCCTGGAGCCAGGGGATCCAGAGGGTGGGGGCCATTACCTGGGTGACAGTAACACACATCATCTAATGAAGCAGGAGAACAAACAGTATATCAATTAAAACATGTCACACACATCAGTTAACATAGGGCGGGGGGGGAATGAGCAATACACGCATACCAACTGACAACAGTAATATTGAGAAGCATCCTCTCTCAACAACAAATAAGACTACCAAACAACATTAAATAACAAtgaatatttgtttttaaatgaagATAGCTACCATGTAGCAGAGCTTGGTGCTTAAGCTTCACTCACCATAGATGTGGAACAACTATTACCACTTAATTCTgtgcttttttatttatttatcagaTTTCATTGTTTTAGAAGACAAGTAAAACAATAATCGATTTGTGAATATGCAgcacacatatgtacacacaTATCCTGAAgatgaaacaaaaacatacaCGTGTCCTTACCCTCACCTTGGTTGAGTGGGTCCTGCTGGTGCAGGTGCAGGTGTGAGTGGATGTGGGAGTGCTGGTGGTGATGCGGCGTCACATTCAGCATCTGCAGCCTGGCGGCCGGGTCGTTCGCCACAGACGCCATCCTCTCTGCGTGGAGCCTCTCGGCAGTCAGCCGCTCAGCGTAGCTCAGCTCCGGACGCATCTGGGGCCCGGCCAGGGCCAgcgcctgtctctccctctccaggtgGTTCTGCATGGCCGGATGGAAGTGGCCAAAGGGGTGGTGGGGCGGCCCAGCGATGTGAGGCAGGGCCAGGGCTCCATGTCGGGCAAAGTGCTCCATGGGGTTGGCTGATGGATGCATGGTCTCCATCTCCGGGGGTTTGACCTCAAAGCCGGGCTTCATCCTCTCGCGGAGCTCCCTCTCCCGGAGGTTGCGGAGCTCCCTCTCTCGCATGCTGGGGTCGGCGGCGTACAGGCCGGGCATGTGGTAGGCCAGCAGGGGGTCCCCGGGGGACAGGGACACGAAGAAGGGGTGGTTGCGGTTGGTGGGGGACATGACGTGGGGTCGGGCGTACTCACTAAGGGTGCGCAGGGCCGGGGTGTCGGGGCCGATGTAAGGGGGGACGGCCGCCACGCTGGTGGGGGGCTGCTCGAAGGAGGAACGCATGTGGACCTGGCCGATCATCTGGACATCACTCATACGGCTGTCGTGGGACGAGCTGGACGCTCTCTGGAAGAGGGAACATTTAGGTGGTTAAAATTTTCGAGAAAACAATGTATAGAGCCCTACAGGCATCAATAACTGATTACGTTGTTGTACTATGTAATAATATCATTGCTGAGATAGGAGATGGTAAGACATGTCAGTTTCAGAAAGGAAACGATAGGCTCTGCTCCTTCATGTAGCTCAGTGCCAGAGCAGTGAGCACAATATGCTCCATCAAATCCCTTGGAAGAACAAACACAGAAATCAGACAGGCGGAGGCTTGGGGGAGGATCAGAAAACAGCAAGCATAGCGAGTAATAGCAGCACGGCAGCAAGAGACACCAGCACGGCAGCAAGAGACACCAGCGCATGCGTGCGCCTGACATTGAGGAAGCATGCGTAGAACTGGTCGACTTAAATAGACCGCATGTAAATAAGAGTGCGAATCCAACTTGTGCAATATTCGCTGATGCCACCACACTTGGGTTTCCCTTCTGAATGGGCCACCATTTATTTATGTCAAAGAAAACAAACAAGGAATAGAGGGAAGACCACAGCATATAACTCACAGCATTTttctcttcctgcctctctcgttccctctcccgctctctctccctgtccttctccctctccctctctcgggcgttgtgttcattctctctcttGGATCTCTCcacagcctcctctctcttcttggCCAGCTTGGATGAGGCCAGAGGGGTGAAGAACAGGTCTGTTCTGGAACACGAGTTGTAGCCACGGTCCAGGTGTTTGATAAACCTGAAAAGAAAAACAATGGACGTGTATCAAAACAGCATATTTTAAAATCACACAACATTATGTTTGAGAATGTAGCAAACTCAGATGAACAACATCTGTTGTACATCAAGAAACACAACACCACAAGAAGGTCAACAATATGGCCACAATTAAATCTGTAAAGGAAACCTATTCTATAGGACCGTCATGAGTTGTCATGCAGTAAGTACCGTGCTGATTGGCTGGCGTGGCTGGCGATGTCGACAACCGAAGGTTCTGGCGAGGGACTTCTGGGTGGAGGGGGCGGGCTCTCAGGCTCACACTCATCCAATGGCTCTTCTTTAATCTGGACATGTGACCCTCCCATGCCAATAGGGTTTCCGGGCGAGGGGCGCAGGGGCATGGATGAGAAGGAGGGCTGGAGACCAGGGACTGGACCCATGTTAGAGGGAGCAGAGGCAGACGGGACAGGGTGCAAGGCCGAGGGGCCAGAGGAGGGCAGGGTGGAGTGGGAGTGACTGCCTCTGCCAGAGAGGTTCTGCAGCTGAGTGAGCACGGGAGGCTGGGGTGAGAGTCCCTGCTGCATGGGCAGGGACTGGGGCATGAgctggagggggggtggaggggcaCCGGGAGGGTGCTGGTTGGGCAGGGAGTTGAGGGGCTTCAGTGCTGGTGGTGGGGGCAGGTTGGACGGCATCTGGGGGAAagggggagcagaggagaggtgcGGTGGCTGCTGCTTGTGCGATGGTGGGATGGGTGTGGTTGGGGGTGGTTTGATTTGGGGCCCAGATGTAAGGGGGATCGCCTGGGATAAAGGAGGATCCCTGGGTATGTGAGGAGGGGGTCGCTGGGGGCGGGGGCCCTGGGGGGGAGCACCATGCAGGGGTAGGGTGGGAGGAAGAGATCCAGGTGGAGGAAGAGGACCCTGGAACACAGGAGATGGAGGATGAAGGGCCTGTCCCagtggtggagggaggggtgatgGGCCAGAGATGGGGTGAGAGGAGTGGGGTGGGGGTTGGCTGTGTGGTGGGCCTGACTCATAGCCAGCTGACTGACCAGCCTGAGCAGGCTGGGGGGGCTCTGAGGAGGGGGGTGCCTGGGCCTGTACCTGGCCAGGCTCTGCAGAGGGAGAGGTGCCCTGGGGGGGCAGGAATGTGGTCGAGACTGCAGCCTGCACTGGAGGAACCGTCGGTGCGGTCTGTGTTACAGCAGCAGGGGCACTGATGGTCTCTACTGCCGCCTGGTGGGCACCCTGGGGCTGCTGGGCAGAGGAGTCGGAGTCGCTCTCGTTGCCCTCGTTGCCCTGGTGAGGGCTGGGGATGCTGGGGGAGGAGGAGCGGTTGTCCTGGTCGATGTCTTTGGTGTCGCTGCTGCCGTCGTCCTGGGCACTGCGGCTGTCTGAGCAgcactcctcctccacctccccccccTCT
Protein-coding regions in this window:
- the rereb gene encoding arginine-glutamic acid dipeptide repeats protein isoform X5, which produces MDDLFSPRRSLNSTQGEIRVGSSHQAKLPELQPRPVFGVQTQTENEELVWMPGVNDCDLLMYLRAARSMAAFAGMCDGGSTEDGCLAASRDDTTLNALNMLHASRYDAAKALQRLVKKPVPKLIEKCWSEDDVKRFIKGLRQYGKHFFRIRKELLPNKKTGELITFYYHWKKTPEAAGTRPYRQHRRQPSSRKAKTRAALATVNTPSRAQSLDVSSASEDDLDSEDSEQGTCGHCATTTSKDWQHGGRDNILLCTTCRTFYNKHGRLPPGPKPADPPFMFKPVKEEEEGNGKHGMRTRRSRAPLSSLRSGHKRRTGSPTSEDQQSSSHPSPAPSGASSTSNTSRSSCSDKTDSTKKPGKKIKEEVPLPKSTKRSRESAAQDPEEPERTATKRTKTQQGEQVECRSEGDGEAEAEGGEVEEECCSDSRSAQDDGSSDTKDIDQDNRSSSPSIPSPHQGNEGNESDSDSSAQQPQGAHQAAVETISAPAAVTQTAPTVPPVQAAVSTTFLPPQGTSPSAEPGQVQAQAPPSSEPPQPAQAGQSAGYESGPPHSQPPPHSSHPISGPSPLPPPLGQALHPPSPVFQGPLPPPGSLPPTLPLHGAPPQGPRPQRPPPHIPRDPPLSQAIPLTSGPQIKPPPTTPIPPSHKQQPPHLSSAPPFPQMPSNLPPPPALKPLNSLPNQHPPGAPPPPLQLMPQSLPMQQGLSPQPPVLTQLQNLSGRGSHSHSTLPSSGPSALHPVPSASAPSNMGPVPGLQPSFSSMPLRPSPGNPIGMGGSHVQIKEEPLDECEPESPPPPPRSPSPEPSVVDIASHASQSARFIKHLDRGYNSCSRTDLFFTPLASSKLAKKREEAVERSKRENEHNAREREREKDRERERERERERQEEKNARASSSSHDSRMSDVQMIGQVHMRSSFEQPPTSVAAVPPYIGPDTPALRTLSEYARPHVMSPTNRNHPFFVSLSPGDPLLAYHMPGLYAADPSMRERELRNLRERELRERMKPGFEVKPPEMETMHPSANPMEHFARHGALALPHIAGPPHHPFGHFHPAMQNHLERERQALALAGPQMRPELSYAERLTAERLHAERMASVANDPAARLQMLNVTPHHHQHSHIHSHLHLHQQDPLNQGEDDVCYCHPGNGPHPLDPLAPGPRLARFPFPGGPIPNPLLNDLPHDHDMLRHPLFAYAAVAGAGYPRELQGPIPQMSAAHQLQAMHAQSAELQRLAMEQQWLHGHHHLQHGGPLPGQEDYYR
- the rereb gene encoding arginine-glutamic acid dipeptide repeats protein isoform X2; the encoded protein is MDDLFSPRRSLNSTQGEIRVGSSHQAKLPELQPRPVFGVQTQTENEELVWMPGVNDCDLLMYLRAARSMAAFAGMCDGGSTEDGCLAASRDDTTLNALNMLHASRYDAAKALQRLVKKPVPKLIEKCWSEDDVKRFIKGLRQYGKHFFRIRKELLPNKKTGELITFYYHWKKTPEAAGTRPYRQHRRQPSSRKAKTRAALATVNTPSRAQSLDVSSASEDDLDSEDSEQGTCGHCATTTSKDWQHGGRDNILLCTTCRTFYNKHGRLPPGPKPADPPFMFKPVKEEEEGNGKHGMRTRRSRAPLSSLRSGHKRRTGSPTSEDQQSSSHPSPAPSGASSTSNTSRSSCSDKTDSTKKPGKKIKEEVPLPKSTKRSRESAAQDPEEPERTATKRTKTQQGEQVECRSEGDGEAEAEGGEVEEECCSDSRSAQDDGSSDTKDIDQDNRSSSPSIPSPHQGNEGNESDSDSSAQQPQGAHQAAVETISAPAAVTQTAPTVPPVQAAVSTTFLPPQGTSPSAEPGQVQAQAPPSSEPPQPAQAGQSAGYESGPPHSQPPPHSSHPISGPSPLPPPLGQALHPPSPVFQGPLPPPGSLPPTLPLHGAPPQGPRPQRPPPHIPRDPPLSQAIPLTSGPQIKPPPTTPIPPSHKQQPPHLSSAPPFPQMPSNLPPPPALKPLNSLPNQHPPGAPPPPLQLMPQSLPMQQGLSPQPPVLTQLQNLSGRGSHSHSTLPSSGPSALHPVPSASAPSNMGPVPGLQPSFSSMPLRPSPGNPIGMGGSHVQIKEEPLDECEPESPPPPPRSPSPEPSVVDIASHASQSARFIKHLDRGYNSCSRTDLFFTPLASSKLAKKREEAVERSKRENEHNAREREREKDRERERERERERQEEKNARASSSSHDSRMSDVQMIGQVHMRSSFEQPPTSVAAVPPYIGPDTPALRTLSEYARPHVMSPTNRNHPFFVSLSPGDPLLAYHMPGLYAADPSMRERELRNLRERELRERMKPGFEVKPPEMETMHPSANPMEHFARHGALALPHIAGPPHHPFGHFHPAMQNHLERERQALALAGPQMRPELSYAERLTAERLHAERMASVANDPAARLQMLNVTPHHHQHSHIHSHLHLHQQDPLNQDDVCYCHPGNGPHPLDPLAPGPRLARFPFPGGPIPNPLLNDLPHDHDMLRHPLFAYAAVAGAGYPRELQGPIPQMSAAHQLQAMHAQSAELQRLAMEQQWLHGHHHLQHGGPLPGQEDYYSRLKKEGDKPS
- the rereb gene encoding arginine-glutamic acid dipeptide repeats protein isoform X3 is translated as MDDLFSPRRSLNSTQGEIRVGSSHQAKLPELQPRPVFGVQTQTENEELVWMPGVNDCDLLMYLRAARSMAAFAGMCDGGSTEDGCLAASRDDTTLNALNMLHASRYDAAKALQRLVKKPVPKLIEKCWSEDDVKRFIKGLRQYGKHFFRIRKELLPNKKTGELITFYYHWKKTPEAAGTRPYRQHRRQPSSRKAKTRAALATVNTPSRAQSLDVSSASEDDLDSEDSEQGTCGHCATTTSKDWQHGGRDNILLCTTCRTFYNKHGRLPPGPKPADPPFMFKPVKEEEEGNGKHGMRTRRSRAPLSSLRSGHKRRTGSPTSEDQQSSSHPSPAPSGASSTSNTSRSSCSDKTDSTKKPGKKIKEEVPLPKSTKRSRESAAQDPEEPERTATKRTKTQQGEQVECRSEGDGEAEAEGGEVEEECCSDSRSAQDDGSSDTKDIDQDNRSSSPSIPSPHQGNEGNESDSDSSAQQPQGAHQAAVETISAPAAVTQTAPTVPPVQAAVSTTFLPPQGTSPSAEPGQVQAQAPPSSEPPQPAQAGQSAGYESGPPHSQPPPHSSHPISGPSPLPPPLGQALHPPSPVFQGPLPPPGSLPPTLPLHGAPPQGPRPQRPPPHIPRDPPLSQAIPLTSGPQIKPPPTTPIPPSHKQQPPHLSSAPPFPQMPSNLPPPPALKPLNSLPNQHPPGAPPPPLQLMPQSLPMQQGLSPQPPVLTQLQNLSGRGSHSHSTLPSSGPSALHPVPSASAPSNMGPVPGLQPSFSSMPLRPSPGNPIGMGGSHVQIKEEPLDECEPESPPPPPRSPSPEPSVVDIASHASQSARFIKHLDRGYNSCSRTDLFFTPLASSKLAKKREEAVERSKRENEHNAREREREKDRERERERERERQEEKNARASSSSHDSRMSDVQMIGQVHMRSSFEQPPTSVAAVPPYIGPDTPALRTLSEYARPHVMSPTNRNHPFFVSLSPGDPLLAYHMPGLYAADPSMRERELRNLRERELRERMKPGFEVKPPEMETMHPSANPMEHFARHGALALPHIAGPPHHPFGHFHPAMQNHLERERQALALAGPQMRPELSYAERLTAERLHAERMASVANDPAARLQMLNVTPHHHQHSHIHSHLHLHQQDPLNQGEGNGPHPLDPLAPGPRLARFPFPGGPIPNPLLNDLPHDHDMLRHPLFAYAAVAGAGYPRELQGPIPQMSAAHQLQAMHAQSAELQRLAMEQQWLHGHHHLQHGGPLPGQEDYYSRLKKEGDKPS
- the rereb gene encoding arginine-glutamic acid dipeptide repeats protein isoform X1 — translated: MDDLFSPRRSLNSTQGEIRVGSSHQAKLPELQPRPVFGVQTQTENEELVWMPGVNDCDLLMYLRAARSMAAFAGMCDGGSTEDGCLAASRDDTTLNALNMLHASRYDAAKALQRLVKKPVPKLIEKCWSEDDVKRFIKGLRQYGKHFFRIRKELLPNKKTGELITFYYHWKKTPEAAGTRPYRQHRRQPSSRKAKTRAALATVNTPSRAQSLDVSSASEDDLDSEDSEQGTCGHCATTTSKDWQHGGRDNILLCTTCRTFYNKHGRLPPGPKPADPPFMFKPVKEEEEGNGKHGMRTRRSRAPLSSLRSGHKRRTGSPTSEDQQSSSHPSPAPSGASSTSNTSRSSCSDKTDSTKKPGKKIKEEVPLPKSTKRSRESAAQDPEEPERTATKRTKTQQGEQVECRSEGDGEAEAEGGEVEEECCSDSRSAQDDGSSDTKDIDQDNRSSSPSIPSPHQGNEGNESDSDSSAQQPQGAHQAAVETISAPAAVTQTAPTVPPVQAAVSTTFLPPQGTSPSAEPGQVQAQAPPSSEPPQPAQAGQSAGYESGPPHSQPPPHSSHPISGPSPLPPPLGQALHPPSPVFQGPLPPPGSLPPTLPLHGAPPQGPRPQRPPPHIPRDPPLSQAIPLTSGPQIKPPPTTPIPPSHKQQPPHLSSAPPFPQMPSNLPPPPALKPLNSLPNQHPPGAPPPPLQLMPQSLPMQQGLSPQPPVLTQLQNLSGRGSHSHSTLPSSGPSALHPVPSASAPSNMGPVPGLQPSFSSMPLRPSPGNPIGMGGSHVQIKEEPLDECEPESPPPPPRSPSPEPSVVDIASHASQSARFIKHLDRGYNSCSRTDLFFTPLASSKLAKKREEAVERSKRENEHNAREREREKDRERERERERERQEEKNARASSSSHDSRMSDVQMIGQVHMRSSFEQPPTSVAAVPPYIGPDTPALRTLSEYARPHVMSPTNRNHPFFVSLSPGDPLLAYHMPGLYAADPSMRERELRNLRERELRERMKPGFEVKPPEMETMHPSANPMEHFARHGALALPHIAGPPHHPFGHFHPAMQNHLERERQALALAGPQMRPELSYAERLTAERLHAERMASVANDPAARLQMLNVTPHHHQHSHIHSHLHLHQQDPLNQGEDDVCYCHPGNGPHPLDPLAPGPRLARFPFPGGPIPNPLLNDLPHDHDMLRHPLFAYAAVAGAGYPRELQGPIPQMSAAHQLQAMHAQSAELQRLAMEQQWLHGHHHLQHGGPLPGQEDYYSRLKKEGDKPS
- the rereb gene encoding arginine-glutamic acid dipeptide repeats protein isoform X4, with protein sequence MDDLFSPRRSLNSTQGEIRVGSSHQAKLPELQPRPVFGVQTQTENEELVWMPGVNDCDLLMYLRAARSMAAFAGMCDGGSTEDGCLAASRDDTTLNALNMLHASRYDAAKALQRLVKKPVPKLIEKCWSEDDVKRFIKGLRQYGKHFFRIRKELLPNKKTGELITFYYHWKKTPEAAGTRPYRQHRRQPSSRKAKTRAALATVNTPSRAQSLDVSSASEDDLDSEDSEQGTCGHCATTTSKDWQHGGRDNILLCTTCRTFYNKHGRLPPGPKPADPPFMFKPVKEEEEGNGKHGMRTRRSRAPLSSLRSGHKRRTGSPTSEDQQSSSHPSPAPSGASSTSNTSRSSCSDKTDSTKKPGKKIKEEVPLPKSTKRSRESAAQDPEEPERTATKRTKTQQGEQVECRSEGDGEAEAEGGEVEEECCSDSRSAQDDGSSDTKDIDQDNRSSSPSIPSPHQGNEGNESDSDSSAQQPQGAHQAAVETISAPAAVTQTAPTVPPVQAAVSTTFLPPQGTSPSAEPGQVQAQAPPSSEPPQPAQAGQSAGYESGPPHSQPPPHSSHPISGPSPLPPPLGQALHPPSPVFQGPLPPPGSLPPTLPLHGAPPQGPRPQRPPPHIPRDPPLSQAIPLTSGPQIKPPPTTPIPPSHKQQPPHLSSAPPFPQMPSNLPPPPALKPLNSLPNQHPPGAPPPPLQLMPQSLPMQQGLSPQPPVLTQLQNLSGRGSHSHSTLPSSGPSALHPVPSASAPSNMGPVPGLQPSFSSMPLRPSPGNPIGMGGSHVQIKEEPLDECEPESPPPPPRSPSPEPSVVDIASHASQSARFIKHLDRGYNSCSRTDLFFTPLASSKLAKKREEAVERSKRENEHNAREREREKDRERERERERERQEEKNARASSSSHDSRMSDVQMIGQVHMRSSFEQPPTSVAAVPPYIGPDTPALRTLSEYARPHVMSPTNRNHPFFVSLSPGDPLLAYHMPGLYAADPSMRERELRNLRERELRERMKPGFEVKPPEMETMHPSANPMEHFARHGALALPHIAGPPHHPFGHFHPAMQNHLERERQALALAGPQMRPELSYAERLTAERLHAERMASVANDPAARLQMLNVTPHHHQHSHIHSHLHLHQQDPLNQGNGPHPLDPLAPGPRLARFPFPGGPIPNPLLNDLPHDHDMLRHPLFAYAAVAGAGYPRELQGPIPQMSAAHQLQAMHAQSAELQRLAMEQQWLHGHHHLQHGGPLPGQEDYYSRLKKEGDKPS